CGTGGTAATCCTGTTTATACTAAATGTAACAAGGAATTTGAATATACTCCCTGAGCGCGAACCAGCCACCTACCCGCAGTGATATGTTGGATGTCACTCGGATACGGTAAAAAGGTACTGCTGTGGAACACACTGGCAAAGCCTAACCAAAGTAGATCAAAAACCTAGGAaaagcatggaatctttgatcAAAACTCTCCGAatcgttacgctgaactgctgGACATTGTCGATCTGAAGTATTCGAATCAGTCGGTGTCGATAGGCGTTTCAAGCGAGACGCCAAATGTCCTAGGATATGGAACAGGACCAAGAGATGGATTCTTGCTGCTTTAGATCGAGAAGGTTAAGCAGAGCCGTGTTGAAAGACGACTTCCCTCGGCAAAGGTGCGTGGAACCTCGTCCggtgacatcagcccgccgatcaCATCAAGTAAAGTATAGAGTGccgaaaaagtgaagaacatAATCAATATCACACAGCTCCAGCTGCAGAAGCAGTTGTAATGCTATCATTATCGGTCATTCCGCAGAACAATGACAGCAGACACAACCGTGAAGGAACAACTTCACACTAATGCTTTTAAAAACACATATTTTTCCCTTACGAAGTGAtatattgacaaaaaaaacattctagaaggaaattttcagttttcacgTCTCATTTAAatcaggaaatttttgaactagCTTTATAGAGCATCACTCCCGATTTTTGCAGGGTTTCGCCGATTTCGAtagtcaaaattaaaaaaaaaacccacaatttaaaattttttcatattgttCAGAGATCTAAATAATGTTGAACGAGTAGcgcagaaaaaggagaaaatatttgaagaaactcaCCATTTCCGTTTCAACCGGGGTGGTTTTCTCTTCCTGGAAAACATTTCATCAATGTCAGTGAAATCAGTTAGATTGACAAGAAAAAGGcatgttttttcctttcttttgttttgcgaGAAAAGGACATCAGATTAAgaaatctttcaaatttctatattATTCAACCGGTTTTCGTCGCAAAGCGTTCTACTGTTTTTAGTACTGCTTATCAAACCAATCATTGGGACGACCTGCCCGGAAAAAACCAACCTTATCAGATTTGGGAAAGAATGTCTTCGAAACCATATATATTTCGCAATGTGGTCAAACAAAAATGATATAGGTCTATGGATTCTTTTGATATTCACGGAAAGCGATATCATATTCGCACACATTTCACGATAACAGTCAATGCGAGAAAAGTTCCCGGCTAGAGACCAGACGGTAGAGTAAAGAAAATCGGGGAAAATTGGTTAACAACAGATCACGCACTCCTAAAAGAgctatttctgtttatttcttctttctatttatttctttatttatttgtgggtaaatgcttaaaaaaaacagaaaaatacgGAAGAGTCCTCCTTATTCgacgtatttttttaatgtatttatTAACTCGAATCCTCCGTCGTCTAACTCTAACTGGGCGTCTAACtccgatgcacagcggagctTTGTCCTCCAGCAAGTTTCCGTCTCCCAAGCTTAGAAGGAACTttacacatccgacattccgacttctcggaatcggaagcttagctaagagtaaaccactgctaagattcacgaCCGTCtcagcaaaatgtcgcaaagtGGCTCTCTGATACATATAGGTCGGGCGGCGACCTGTAGTGAAAGCTAAGCCCGCCGTAGCAGgactgcttagtttggggaaaagtttTCTTGCCACTCTAGCATACTCACtgccctgcacactgggccctggcATCCCAGACGTCGGaaggtatggcgaccggtaagaggcgatcaaatctcacgTTGATCAGGACgcctttgattctggaccaaggcgacacaggACCAGACGCtaacctgcatgcccttctcggaactccagagcgtatcaaatttcacctgATTGCTccgcaggagaccaagtgcagaaggagcgacgtatgaaaaatgaatgacgGTTCACTCGTCATTAgcggagagaaggttccgtcgcaaaatgtaggcggttttggtttttttgtgcacccatctgtcgtccatcttgttgattctcacgagatcctgtcacttcgtatggccattcttcgcctccgccctctgcgtcAAAACCCATCAGCATCaccaactgctactcaccaacatcagcaccTGACGAAtacgaattggacgcgttttacgaggagctggaggaagtgatccgcaacgagaagtccttttacaaatttgtCGTCGGGGATTTCAATGTAAAACCGGGAAAAGCTACAGAAGACGAGCACACAGTTGGAAGATTTAGACTAGGGGAACCAGAACAAAAATCGCCATCGTATTACCGGCTGCTGTCCGCCGCTTGCCTCTTTCatggaaattctcttttcatgaagaaaaatcatcgtTAGTGGACGTGAGAATCACCCAATGgtgcgactcgtgcggagatcgaccataTACTTACTAACCGGAGGCGGTGcctacttgacgtctcggtAGTACCATCTTTTTGTAGTAGTTCTggtcaccgtctccttcgcgcgaaaatacgacttagccacacgacgGAGAAGaactatcggcaacgaaggagaaaagaagtcgtctacgacgactgCGTACTCGAGAGCTCTTTGCCCCAAGGCAGATGGAgaaggacccaaacgtggaccacgagatgctgctcagatgattacgagcctgtgctgagcgtgccttgAACAAACTTGGAtaaaatttcgaagaccatcaaggaattgttggaaagaagaaggacttcGAGACTTGATCCGAAGctgcacattgagcggttagtagtaAACACtaactgcagaaaagcgttgcaggaggatcctTTGAAacacaggcagaagaagattatagaagcagcacaaagaagaacgagtctaaaaaagtgccgcagggatctcggcggatataatattccgctagcagccttgttGAGCGAAAACGGggctcgcacgtcttctcgtcgtgagaaggaaatcattacggagaggttctactcgaaccttttgaAGTTCTGTTTCAATCTCGATTATTCCCACTGCTGAAGCtgcaccacggattctccttttagaagtacgagtcgctatcaaaaGCATGAAATCTGGCACAGTCTCCAGGTCTCCGGACCTAATTTTATATcagctggtggccatccacttcatgtaatgtTAGCGGAGCACATGAcgtcctaccttcagaaataaAGGATTCCAGAATAGCGGaggacctcgcgaaccgttcttatccataagaaggTGAGCGATGGGAGCTTTTGAAGTACCTTGTTGAGCGTGTTATACTAATTATTCACTAAGATTATCCTTACGCACATATCTAGGACGCCGGATGAAGCTCAGcttcaagaacaagctggatgcCGTCGAGGGTCTCCTTGAACCatatccagaccgtgtcgagggtcatagaggttcgCCGAGAATACTGCCTGCCCCTTGCTCTAACCTTCTTCGACCATGAGAAAGCCTTAGGCAGCGCAGAAACGAATGTAATACTGTCAGTGCTGGTCGATTAAGATGTAGAcacgtcgtatgtgaggacattagccaactgctacgatcgatgcaccactaagatacagcttttccacctcCTCCTCACCATAATCATTGGAAAGGgagtacgacaaggcgatgctatatcgccaaagctgttcacggctgcattgcagtggataatgaaatcactctcctgggaagaaaggggcatacgtgttgatggcagatttctctcgaaccttcttttcgcggacgacatcattctcttttcgagcagttcCAATggagcagaaacgatgctcaacggattgaacgaagcagggagcAGAAAAGGACTGTgaacaaacagaaagaagacgcagttcatgaagaacgcctactgcaaGGACGGAGAAGTACACTTGAAGGCTCACAAATTGTGGAAAGTTcatcatacgtatacctcggatctgtgaacatggaaaacgaattgaaggaagaactgaagaaggaaggatgagagcagcatgggtaccattcgcacccgtcaggaaagctacggaccaactgacggaccaagatctttgTACCCATCTGTTcaactcgacagttcttccagcgctctgatACGCAGCGGAGACATGAGCAGACActgctgccacgtctaggaagctacttactacccacagagcccttgagagacgTCTTCTGAATATAAGATACAACagctagccggtcttcgcaggtctgacttaagaggaatgtctcgTCTTTGCGACCGTCTTTGTGAggggaatatatatcgaaagcaaaacatagatgggccggtcacgtcatcagaagaatcgacgatagatggaccagaagaaacgaaaagaaaaaagaccgcTAGAGTTGATTCCAATAGATGCTAAACACCCTCGAAGGAggccgccaacgagatggggtccGTGTTGGCTACACGGAAGgatcagctgagagctcagctagGTACGTCTCAAAGACCTCGTCGAGAcgacgaaacgagtggaagagatgctgggccGGCATGTCCAGTAAAGACGGGCCATCCAattatctaagtaagtattaCCTCAAATAGAGATTTCATGGGGAAAGACTTGTGCccgttttttgcttttttttagcagttcGTCAACATGTCAGATggcaatttcaagaaaaaaggtcTCTGCTGGAAAAATCGTGAAAATCCTGGCAAGAAAGGACGTCAAAAAGGCGCAGCTATCTACCTGTCTTCGTTAGAGCGTATTTATAAGCACATGAATTCTTTCCAAGAGTTAAAATGGAGTCAGAAATGGAATTAGCCTCTAAATATGAGGGAAAACACGGGGATTCGAGCGGGAACATGAGGATGAGCACCAAACTTGTCGGGTTTCTTAGCGTTTTTAGAGGACGCGAACGACAACGGTAAAATTCTTCTGCGTCTCTGCCATCCTTTTATAGTGGCAACAGATTAgcaaattctatttttctttggagaaTTGTTTTTAAGAGGAAAGTGTGCGATATACGTaggtaaaaattcaaatttccctCGCCCTCGCAACCCCGCCCTTGCCCACAAACCATCACGGccatgaaatttttggaaatttcaggaCTTAACACTCACCTTTTCGACTTCTTCACAAACGGTTAGAATATCGTTCTCATCGATCCGTCGGTCCAAATCGAAAGAACTTAAACTTTTCGGTTTCCTGAAACGTGAAATAATCGATGAATTTTGAAGTGGGCGTTGCTTACCGATATGGGTCCGACTCGGGTGTGGTAATATCGGTGCCGTTGGGGATCGTGTTTCGCTTAAACGCGAGCGGATCACGGTTCAAGTTTGTTCTACTGAATTTTTCATGGAATATAACTAGTACTAGGTGCTAAGTAATCTAAATGTAACTAACGTTGCGCGATAGAGTAAAAATTCCCAACACATAGAAGAATAAACGAATCACGGTACAGCGGGCTGTAGATGGGACTCTATGCTGGCATCGTACAACAAAAGCAGCGCCATATCGAAACTTATTAGTATTCCGCATAAAATCTCTCATAACGTAAAGGGAGGAACATCTATGTATAGACGAATCGGAGCATCCAATATATATTCTTGTATTTTATAGGTACAATCactcaatcaatcaatcaatcaatcaatcagtcaATGGCTGCAGATTAACGCTGATCTACCGACTGTACAGGACAAGAATTTTCTAGCAAAAAATGTAATGTGGATGCGGTTTcatacaaatttcaaaaatgtaccAGAACAAAGCTTGATTTTTCACGTAGAATCGCATATTTTCCACGATCAATTGACTTTTTCCTCGCGGACAGCTCATTGTAGCTGTTCGTTGTTCGCATAGAAGCTGTGTAGCATATTATTAGTATCGATTTTGGAATGgctttgttatttatttgtttttttgccACCGCTCTGTATCAAAACGATTTCGTGAAGTTTCGAAGGTTTTGGTGGTGGAGATGAGCAAAGTTCCGTATTTCCCACACACGCCAAAAACTAGcatataaaattttcttcgatttttaaaatttttttccgcaaTGCTCTGCTAAAATTACTATTCAAAATGATTTGTTAttagaaataattgttttgagaaaaaataaaataaaatgatttagATAATTATTCTTAGTCATGTCAATTTCAAatcattcaattcaattcctCTCTCATCATAAGAACTGCTCTtagttttaaaatattttgacGTTGGTTGAAGACTTGTAGCAATCCCTATCGATAtcttatgtgaaaaaaaagaagaagaaaaaagtatgaaaagaaaagaagaaaaagaggcaGTGCAGTTTCTTTCGCGATTTTATACGCTAACTTAGATTGTTTTTTGTATCGATAAGTATGAGATGAAGTTTGTTAGTAATTCTTTTGAGCGCCCAtgggaaattcgaaaattggCCCTCCATAATTTGAATattatttgcattttctttgaaatacaATAGCACAAAAGAGAACATTTTGAGATTTGAGAACGCTGAAAGCGTCGGAGAGaacaagagaaatttttctttttgtccttcagctagtttttttctatattcagttcctttcttttgggataaaaataaagataaggaACCAATTC
The Necator americanus strain Aroian chromosome I, whole genome shotgun sequence genome window above contains:
- a CDS encoding hypothetical protein (NECATOR_CHRI.G850.T2), with amino-acid sequence MCWEFLLYRATRTNLNRDPLAFKRNTIPNGTDITTPESDPYRKPKSLSSFDLDRRIDENDILTVCEEVEKEEKTTPVETEMVFDLLWLGFASVFHSSTFLPYPSDIQHITAVDVIRVQPGGRDARVTNADNDIPKSLSLWESYGINRRAPLN